A single region of the Oleispira antarctica RB-8 genome encodes:
- the parC gene encoding DNA topoisomerase IV, subunit A — MTDIIDESGSSSSYLDDGIERQTLKDYAESAYLNYSMYVILDRALPHIGDGLKPVQRRIVYAMSELGLKSTAKHKKSARTVGDVLGKYHPHGDSACYEAMVLMAQPFSYRYPLVDGQGNWGAPDDPKSFAAMRYTEAKLAKYADALLSELGQGTVDWQPNFDGTMDEPKVLPARIPNLLLNGTTGIAVGMATDVPPHNLREVASACIHLLDEPKADIDAVLEHIQAPDYPTDAEIITPKSEIKKMYRSGKGSIKMRAVYEMEDGDIVVTALPHQASGAKILEQIAAQMTAKKLPLVTDLRDESDHENPTRLVIIPKSNRIDVEALMAHLFATTDLERSYRVNMNVIGLDGRPQVKDLRSMLVEWLEFRTQTVRRRLQHRLDKVLARLHILQGLMVAFLNIDEVIEIIRTEEKPKVVFMDRFGLSDIQAESILELKLRHLAKLEEFKIRGEQDELEQERDQLEKILGSERRLKTLIKKELAADAEMFGDDRRSPVVSRGEAKAFSETDLLGSDPVTVVISDKGWVRAAKGHDVDVEGLSYKSGDKYLLSCKGKSNQNAIFIDDSGRAYSVQSHTLPSARGQGEPLSGRLTVPSGMGFKGLLMGPDEDHYLMATDAGYGFITQLKEIQTKNKAGKAMLTVPTNAKVLSPARIESIEKSWIVAISNEGRMLVFPAADLPVMARGKGNKMISIPGPRASSREELMISAVAFGETDTLLVHSGKRHTKLKFSDLEHYFGERGRRGNKLPRGFQNVDMVEIVKK; from the coding sequence ATGACTGATATTATTGATGAGTCTGGTAGTTCAAGCAGCTACCTAGACGATGGCATAGAACGCCAAACGTTAAAAGATTATGCCGAGAGTGCGTACTTAAATTATTCTATGTACGTAATTCTTGATCGAGCCTTGCCGCATATTGGTGATGGTCTAAAACCGGTTCAGCGTCGTATTGTTTACGCCATGAGCGAGCTGGGTTTAAAGTCTACTGCCAAACATAAAAAATCAGCTCGTACGGTGGGTGATGTATTAGGTAAGTATCACCCACACGGTGATAGTGCGTGTTATGAAGCGATGGTATTGATGGCGCAGCCATTCTCCTATCGTTATCCGTTGGTCGATGGCCAAGGTAACTGGGGGGCACCCGATGATCCTAAATCATTCGCCGCCATGCGTTATACCGAAGCGAAATTAGCCAAGTATGCCGATGCGTTATTATCGGAGCTGGGTCAAGGTACGGTTGATTGGCAGCCAAACTTTGATGGCACCATGGACGAACCTAAGGTCTTGCCTGCTCGTATTCCGAATCTACTATTAAACGGTACTACAGGTATTGCGGTCGGTATGGCGACGGATGTTCCGCCGCATAACTTACGTGAAGTCGCCAGCGCCTGTATTCATTTATTAGATGAGCCAAAAGCGGATATCGATGCGGTACTTGAACACATTCAAGCCCCTGATTATCCGACTGACGCAGAAATTATCACGCCAAAATCTGAAATTAAAAAGATGTATCGCTCGGGCAAAGGCTCGATAAAAATGCGTGCGGTCTATGAAATGGAAGATGGCGATATTGTTGTTACCGCATTACCACATCAAGCTTCTGGTGCTAAGATTTTAGAACAAATTGCGGCTCAGATGACGGCGAAAAAGTTACCGCTAGTAACGGACTTACGTGATGAGTCAGATCACGAAAACCCAACGCGCTTGGTCATTATTCCTAAGTCGAATCGTATTGATGTTGAAGCGTTAATGGCGCATTTGTTTGCGACTACCGATTTAGAACGCAGCTATCGTGTGAACATGAATGTGATTGGCCTAGACGGTCGCCCACAAGTAAAAGATTTACGTTCGATGTTAGTAGAATGGTTGGAGTTCCGTACTCAAACTGTTCGTCGTCGTTTGCAGCACCGATTAGATAAAGTGCTAGCGCGCTTACACATCTTGCAAGGTTTGATGGTTGCGTTTTTAAACATCGATGAAGTGATCGAAATTATTCGTACCGAAGAAAAACCGAAAGTCGTCTTTATGGACCGCTTCGGTTTAAGTGATATTCAAGCGGAATCGATTTTAGAATTAAAACTTCGTCATCTTGCTAAGTTAGAAGAATTCAAGATTCGTGGCGAACAAGACGAATTAGAACAAGAACGTGACCAGCTAGAAAAAATTCTAGGCAGTGAGCGTCGTTTGAAAACCCTAATCAAAAAAGAATTAGCCGCCGATGCGGAAATGTTTGGTGATGATCGCCGTTCGCCAGTCGTTTCTCGCGGTGAAGCCAAAGCTTTTTCTGAAACTGACTTGTTAGGCAGCGACCCAGTAACGGTTGTTATTTCAGACAAGGGTTGGGTTCGTGCAGCGAAAGGCCATGATGTAGACGTTGAAGGTTTAAGTTATAAATCTGGCGATAAGTATTTATTATCGTGTAAGGGTAAGAGTAATCAAAACGCCATCTTTATCGACGACAGTGGCCGCGCATACTCGGTGCAAAGCCATACCCTGCCATCTGCGCGAGGGCAAGGCGAGCCATTATCCGGTCGATTAACCGTTCCTTCGGGCATGGGATTTAAAGGCTTATTGATGGGGCCTGATGAGGATCATTACCTCATGGCGACCGATGCGGGTTATGGATTTATTACTCAGCTGAAAGAGATACAAACTAAAAACAAAGCCGGTAAGGCGATGTTAACCGTACCGACCAATGCCAAGGTATTATCACCAGCACGCATCGAGAGTATCGAAAAGTCTTGGATCGTCGCCATTAGTAACGAAGGCCGTATGTTGGTATTCCCAGCTGCCGATCTTCCTGTGATGGCGCGTGGTAAAGGTAATAAGATGATCAGCATTCCAGGGCCGCGCGCAAGCAGCCGTGA
- the parE gene encoding DNA topoisomerase IV subunit B, with the protein MANKEYNAQSIEVLSGLDPVRKRPGMYTDTTRPNHLAQEVIDNSVDEALAGHATEITVTVHEDGSLTTVDDGRGMPTDIHPEHGVSGVELILTKLHAGGKFSNDNYQFSGGLHGVGISVVNALSTDLEVKIWRGGEVSRIGFQNGDKALELEVIDTCGKKRTGTSVRFKPDPKYFDSPKFSIPRLKHNLRAKAVLCPGLKITFKAPNAEDNAEWYYEDGLTDYLKIHGAGLDVLPKEPFTGSMQGKTEACDWAVFWLPEGGECIQESYVNLIPTAQGGTHVNGFRSGLLDAIREFCEFRNLLPRGVKLTPDDIWDRCSYVLSAKLADPQFSGQTKERLSSREASAFVSGVTKDAFGLWLNEHTNDAELLAEMAIASAQNRLRKAKKVSRKKITQGPALPGKLADCTSQESERTEIFLVEGDSAGGSAKQARDRVFQAIMPLRGKILNTWEVDSGQILSSEEIHNIAVALDIDPQAENLDSLRYGKVCILADADSDGLHIATLLCALFVRHFRLLVEEGHVYVAMPPLYRIDIGKEVFYALDEAEKNGILDRIQAEKKRGKPNVQRFKGLGEMNPLQLRETTMDPNTRRLVQLSLNEGDGAMEMMDMLLSKKRAADRKSWLEDSGNQAEIN; encoded by the coding sequence ATGGCGAATAAAGAATACAACGCTCAGTCGATCGAGGTCCTGAGTGGCCTTGATCCTGTGCGCAAACGCCCAGGGATGTACACCGATACGACCCGTCCTAACCACTTGGCGCAAGAAGTCATCGATAACTCGGTGGATGAGGCTTTAGCAGGTCATGCGACTGAAATTACGGTCACAGTACATGAAGATGGCTCGTTAACCACCGTTGATGACGGTCGTGGTATGCCAACCGATATCCATCCAGAGCATGGGGTATCGGGTGTTGAGCTGATTTTAACCAAGCTGCACGCGGGTGGTAAGTTCAGTAATGATAATTATCAGTTCTCGGGTGGTTTACACGGTGTGGGTATTTCGGTAGTGAACGCACTATCGACTGATTTAGAAGTTAAAATCTGGCGTGGCGGTGAAGTCAGTCGTATTGGTTTCCAAAACGGCGATAAAGCGTTGGAGTTGGAAGTTATTGATACCTGCGGTAAAAAACGCACGGGTACCAGTGTTCGTTTTAAACCAGACCCTAAATACTTCGATAGCCCTAAGTTTTCCATACCTCGCCTTAAACATAATTTACGTGCGAAAGCGGTTTTATGCCCCGGTTTAAAAATCACCTTCAAAGCACCGAATGCTGAAGATAATGCCGAATGGTATTACGAAGATGGTTTAACCGACTATTTAAAAATTCACGGTGCAGGTTTAGACGTTTTACCGAAAGAACCTTTTACCGGTTCGATGCAGGGTAAAACCGAAGCCTGTGATTGGGCTGTATTCTGGTTGCCGGAAGGTGGCGAATGCATTCAAGAAAGTTACGTTAACCTAATTCCTACCGCGCAAGGGGGAACACACGTTAACGGTTTCCGTTCGGGTTTATTAGATGCGATTCGTGAGTTCTGCGAATTCCGTAACTTATTACCGCGGGGCGTGAAACTAACACCTGATGATATTTGGGATCGCTGTTCGTATGTATTGTCGGCGAAGTTAGCTGATCCACAATTCTCGGGCCAGACTAAAGAACGTTTGTCGTCGCGCGAAGCGTCGGCATTTGTTTCCGGTGTAACCAAAGACGCGTTTGGTTTGTGGCTGAATGAGCATACCAACGATGCAGAATTGCTTGCAGAAATGGCGATTGCTAGCGCGCAAAACCGTTTACGCAAAGCGAAAAAAGTTTCACGTAAAAAAATTACTCAAGGCCCAGCACTGCCGGGTAAGTTGGCGGATTGTACTAGCCAAGAATCAGAGCGTACCGAGATTTTCTTGGTGGAAGGAGACTCTGCTGGCGGTTCGGCTAAGCAAGCACGTGATCGTGTATTCCAAGCGATCATGCCACTACGCGGTAAGATTCTAAATACTTGGGAAGTCGACTCGGGTCAGATCTTAAGTTCTGAAGAAATACATAACATTGCCGTGGCATTAGATATTGATCCACAGGCCGAAAATTTAGACAGCCTACGTTACGGGAAGGTGTGTATCCTAGCCGATGCCGACTCGGATGGTCTGCACATTGCCACATTATTATGTGCTTTATTCGTGCGTCATTTCCGCTTGTTGGTAGAAGAAGGTCATGTCTATGTGGCGATGCCACCTTTGTATCGTATCGATATTGGTAAGGAAGTTTTCTACGCGCTAGACGAAGCTGAAAAGAATGGGATTTTAGATCGCATTCAGGCTGAGAAAAAGCGCGGTAAGCCAAACGTGCAGCGATTTAAAGGACTGGGTGAAATGAACCCACTTCAATTGCGCGAAACAACCATGGATCCGAATACGCGTCGCTTAGTGCAGCTTTCATTAAATGAAGGTGACGGCGCGATGGAAATGATGGACATGCTGTTATCGAAAAAACGTGCAGCCGATCGTAAAAGCTGGTTAGAAGATAGCGGTAATCAGGCTGAAATTAATTAA
- a CDS encoding Peptidase M23B. By similarity codes for MTLNKKNLLILPVTLLIVIVVGFLLPEKIVMPVTGATINDWNKDTFWYEPWGSSGVHKGIDIFANKGTNLVSTTAGFVVFKGNLSKGGEVVLVLGPRWRLHYYAHLESVMVDSFEFVSANERIGTVGDSGNAKGKPPHVHYSIITLAPHFWKITSESQGWKKMFFLDPGKFIISGADI; via the coding sequence ATGACGTTAAACAAAAAAAACTTGCTGATACTCCCTGTCACACTATTAATCGTAATAGTTGTTGGATTTTTATTGCCCGAAAAAATTGTTATGCCTGTAACAGGGGCAACAATAAATGATTGGAATAAGGATACATTCTGGTATGAGCCTTGGGGCAGTTCTGGGGTTCACAAAGGGATTGATATATTTGCAAACAAAGGTACTAATCTAGTTTCAACTACTGCTGGCTTTGTTGTATTTAAAGGTAATTTAAGTAAAGGCGGTGAGGTTGTACTCGTTCTTGGCCCTCGATGGCGCCTCCATTACTACGCTCACCTGGAATCCGTTATGGTTGATAGTTTTGAATTTGTTTCTGCAAACGAAAGAATCGGTACTGTTGGTGATTCTGGTAATGCAAAGGGTAAGCCTCCACATGTACACTATTCGATCATTACGTTAGCCCCCCACTTTTGGAAAATAACTTCTGAGAGTCAAGGCTGGAAAAAAATGTTTTTCCTCGACCCTGGAAAATTTATTATAAGCGGAGCAGACATATAA
- a CDS encoding Permease — protein MLSIFTTFANWLTYSVFGLVPGSKLGGAVQFFIEDTTKIFFLLVLMIYIIALIRASLNIERVRGYLAKNNKFFGYLMGSTFGAITPFCSCSSIPIFLGFTSAGIPVGITMSFLLTSPLINEVAVLLLLSLVGWEITLIYVLVGMSVGIAGGIFLDFIRAEKLLQPFALKAYQTAKLSNDDNSTKTKLSFKERHDFAKEELLDILGRVWKWVFIGVGLGAALHGFVPDTWFQENLGNGQWWSVPMAVLAGIPLYSNATGIIPIMESLIVKGLPLGTTLAFCMSTVAASFPEFILLKQVMTWKLLAIIFMLLLMSFTLVGWVINILYVS, from the coding sequence ATGTTATCCATTTTTACAACATTCGCTAATTGGCTGACTTACTCTGTATTTGGCTTGGTGCCAGGCTCTAAACTGGGGGGAGCCGTTCAATTCTTCATCGAAGATACAACAAAGATCTTCTTTCTACTTGTTTTGATGATTTACATTATTGCTCTGATTCGCGCTTCACTCAATATTGAGAGGGTGCGTGGCTATTTGGCCAAAAACAATAAATTTTTTGGCTATTTGATGGGGTCGACTTTCGGGGCAATAACCCCCTTTTGCTCTTGCTCTAGCATACCGATTTTTCTTGGTTTCACCTCTGCAGGTATACCCGTCGGCATTACCATGTCATTTCTTTTAACCTCCCCCCTCATTAATGAAGTAGCCGTTTTACTGTTGTTGAGCTTGGTGGGATGGGAAATAACCCTTATTTATGTCTTGGTAGGTATGTCCGTAGGGATCGCGGGGGGCATTTTTCTTGACTTCATCCGTGCAGAGAAGCTTCTGCAACCTTTCGCGCTCAAGGCCTATCAAACAGCAAAACTTTCTAATGATGATAACAGCACCAAAACTAAGCTTTCATTTAAAGAACGACATGACTTCGCCAAAGAAGAGCTGCTGGATATTCTGGGGCGGGTTTGGAAGTGGGTCTTTATTGGTGTCGGGTTAGGCGCTGCCTTGCATGGCTTTGTGCCCGACACATGGTTTCAAGAAAACCTAGGAAACGGGCAGTGGTGGTCTGTGCCGATGGCTGTGTTAGCAGGAATCCCTCTCTATTCAAATGCCACGGGTATTATCCCTATTATGGAAAGCTTAATTGTGAAGGGCCTTCCGCTCGGCACAACACTGGCATTTTGCATGAGTACGGTTGCTGCGAGCTTCCCTGAGTTTATATTATTAAAGCAGGTAATGACTTGGAAGCTACTGGCTATTATTTTTATGCTGTTGTTAATGTCATTCACTCTCGTCGGGTGGGTAATTAATATACTCTATGTATCATAA